Proteins encoded by one window of Pseudonocardia alni:
- the mftB gene encoding mycofactocin biosynthesis chaperone MftB (MftB, a small protein, is a peptide chaperone that assists the radical SAM enzyme MftC in performing two modifications to the C-terminal Val-Tyr dipeptide of the mycofactocin precursor peptide, MftA. MftB's role is analogous to the role of PqqD in the biosynthesis of PQQ, a cofactor that derives entirely from a Tyr and a Glu in the precursor PqqA.), whose translation MSTKPLDTTVPDGAAGAFDPAAPYRLSESVSLRPEPFGALVYDFVTRKLSFLKTPQLVSVVRDLENQPDARSAVRAAGVEEPQHDAYLRALAGLLKSRTIVAR comes from the coding sequence GTGTCTACTAAGCCCCTCGACACCACGGTTCCGGACGGCGCCGCGGGGGCCTTCGACCCCGCGGCGCCGTACCGGCTCAGCGAGAGCGTCTCGCTGCGTCCGGAGCCCTTCGGCGCCCTGGTGTACGACTTCGTGACCCGCAAGCTCTCCTTCCTCAAGACGCCCCAGCTGGTCTCGGTCGTGCGCGACCTGGAGAACCAGCCGGACGCCCGCTCGGCGGTCCGTGCCGCCGGCGTCGAGGAGCCCCAGCACGACGCCTACCTGCGTGCCCTCGCCGGACTGCTGAAGTCCCGCACGATCGTCGCCCGCTAG
- the mdo gene encoding NDMA-dependent methanol dehydrogenase (This methanol dehydrogenase is considered a nicotinoprotein, since its NADP cofactor remains is not dissociable, but instead remains permanently bound. A member of this family has been shown to act as a formaldehyde dismutase, able to convert two molecules of formaldehyde (plus one water molecule) into one of methanol and one of formate, with no net change in its redox state. More recently, it was shown in Mycobacterium smegmatis that this enzyme is critical to ethanol utilization, for which the biosynthesis of the cofactor-like electron carrier mycofactocin is also required.) produces MAIELNQIWDFPIKEFHPFPRALLGVGAHDILGVEAKNMGMTRALFVTSGLRGSGIVEELKGKVEYQGVDVVVYDQVESNPKDYNCMDAAALYTSEKCDGIISIGGGSSHDAAKGARVVIAHDGRNINEFEGFSKSTNMENPKHIAVSTTAGTGSETSWAYVITNTSDMDNPKKWVGFDDAVVATLALDDPLLYYSCPQHFTAFCGFDVLAHGSEPYVSRLDFEPSLGNAIYSIELVGRYLREAVYEPRNLEARSKMMHAQYIAAQAFNSGGLGLVHSASHAVSAFFDTHHGLNNAIALPRVWEYNLPSRYERYAKIATALGVDTRNMTTVQAADAAVEEAIRLSKDVGIPDNFGALRSDSYDKNRMNTGKYSGVGDTIPTDGDTVHRIAEHMMGDYCTPGNPRECTVEALVPMVDHAFNKSY; encoded by the coding sequence ATGGCCATCGAGCTCAACCAGATCTGGGACTTCCCGATCAAGGAGTTCCACCCGTTCCCGCGAGCCCTGCTGGGCGTCGGCGCCCACGACATCCTCGGCGTCGAGGCGAAGAACATGGGGATGACCCGCGCCCTGTTCGTCACCTCGGGCCTGCGCGGCTCCGGGATCGTGGAGGAGCTCAAGGGCAAGGTCGAGTACCAGGGCGTCGACGTGGTCGTCTACGACCAGGTCGAGTCCAACCCCAAGGACTACAACTGCATGGACGCCGCCGCGCTCTACACGAGCGAGAAGTGCGACGGCATCATCTCGATCGGCGGCGGCTCCTCGCACGACGCCGCCAAGGGCGCCCGCGTCGTCATCGCCCACGACGGCCGCAACATCAACGAGTTCGAGGGCTTCTCGAAGTCCACGAACATGGAGAACCCGAAGCACATCGCGGTCTCCACCACCGCAGGCACCGGGTCCGAGACCTCGTGGGCGTACGTCATCACCAACACCAGCGACATGGACAACCCGAAGAAGTGGGTCGGGTTCGACGACGCCGTGGTCGCCACCCTGGCGCTGGACGACCCGCTGCTCTACTACAGCTGCCCGCAGCACTTCACCGCCTTCTGCGGGTTCGACGTCCTCGCCCACGGGTCCGAGCCGTACGTCTCGCGGCTGGACTTCGAGCCCTCGCTGGGGAACGCGATCTACTCGATCGAGCTCGTCGGGCGCTACCTGCGCGAGGCGGTGTACGAGCCGCGCAACCTCGAGGCGCGGTCGAAGATGATGCACGCGCAGTACATCGCGGCCCAGGCGTTCAACTCCGGCGGCCTCGGCCTGGTGCACTCCGCGTCGCACGCGGTCTCGGCGTTCTTCGACACCCACCACGGCCTGAACAACGCCATCGCCCTGCCGCGTGTGTGGGAGTACAACCTGCCGTCGCGCTACGAGCGCTACGCGAAGATCGCCACCGCGCTCGGTGTGGACACCCGCAACATGACGACCGTGCAGGCCGCGGACGCCGCGGTCGAGGAGGCCATCCGACTCTCCAAGGACGTCGGGATCCCGGACAACTTCGGCGCGCTGCGGTCCGACAGCTACGACAAGAACCGGATGAACACCGGCAAGTACTCCGGTGTCGGCGACACGATCCCCACCGACGGCGACACCGTCCACCGGATCGCGGAGCACATGATGGGCGACTACTGCACCCCGGGCAACCCCCGCGAGTGCACGGTCGAGGCGCTGGTCCCGATGGTGGACCACGCGTTCAACAAGTCCTACTAG
- the mftA gene encoding mycofactocin precursor MftA (Mycofactocin is a small molecule electron carrier derived from the final two amino acids, Val-Tyr, of MftA, the mycofactocin precursor. It plays a role in redox homeostasis and the metabolism of alcohols and aldehydes in Actinobacteria, including Mycobacterium tuberculosis.): protein MSEHQNEDALTEETLVEEVSIDGMCGVY, encoded by the coding sequence ATGAGCGAGCACCAGAACGAGGACGCCCTGACCGAGGAGACCCTCGTCGAGGAGGTCTCCATCGACGGCATGTGCGGTGTCTACTAA
- a CDS encoding ABC transporter substrate-binding protein, which produces MQLSRRSFLRAAGASAALAGIPALAACGAPADAASPRLVTSFAGAGPLGAPDPHRVWRPVDRARAAAVADTLLVWDQDMTPRPHLAASAAPDRTGTRWRIRLRDAVAHDGRPLAPADVLASLRRVLDPATGATAAPLLAHLDLTASRAVSATEVELVLGRPDFLFALALAAPGTGIVRGGRGDVPVGTGAFRFLPGSPDALYRHDGHWAGRPPAPAVEFLVDDDEENRYQSLVDGYVHWAHDLFPHSARRLLGRTGTTVLSAPGSVTRFLDTGPGPLAEPRLREAVRLGIDRVELVRQILLDLAQPGDDLFGAGLAHHPDGLAPVVRDVARARELVVAAGADGARVPLFFDPFDPMSRPTADLVVEQLAAVGLRCEPREPEPPDVEPTPGIRFRRAAAQPIPLYLQAVAAAPRVPGDDTAGDTGDDTATDDAAGPGTGGATGSGDAAGGRPDVRALLAVAARAPDEARRTDALRRAQLLLRTDATAWSVGDEHVGISADLTGIEPARPDTGTWARFHRARIG; this is translated from the coding sequence GTGCAGCTGAGCCGTCGTTCGTTCCTGCGGGCCGCCGGTGCGTCCGCGGCGCTCGCGGGGATCCCGGCTCTCGCGGCGTGCGGCGCGCCGGCCGACGCGGCGTCGCCGCGGCTGGTCACCTCGTTCGCCGGGGCCGGCCCGCTCGGGGCACCCGACCCGCACCGGGTGTGGCGGCCGGTGGACCGGGCGCGGGCCGCCGCCGTCGCCGACACGCTGCTGGTGTGGGACCAGGACATGACCCCGCGTCCGCACCTGGCGGCCTCCGCGGCACCCGACCGGACGGGGACGCGGTGGCGGATCCGGTTGCGCGACGCCGTCGCCCACGACGGGCGGCCGCTGGCCCCGGCCGACGTGCTCGCGTCGCTGCGCCGGGTACTCGACCCCGCGACCGGGGCGACGGCCGCGCCGCTGCTCGCGCACCTGGACCTGACCGCCAGCCGCGCGGTGTCGGCGACCGAGGTGGAGCTCGTGCTGGGCCGACCCGACTTCCTGTTCGCCCTGGCCCTGGCCGCGCCGGGAACCGGCATCGTGCGCGGCGGGCGGGGGGACGTGCCCGTCGGGACCGGCGCGTTCCGCTTCCTGCCCGGCTCGCCGGACGCCCTCTACCGGCACGACGGCCACTGGGCCGGCCGCCCGCCCGCCCCCGCGGTGGAGTTCCTGGTCGACGACGACGAGGAGAACCGCTACCAGTCCCTGGTGGACGGCTACGTGCACTGGGCACACGACCTGTTCCCGCACAGCGCACGACGGCTGCTCGGGCGGACCGGGACGACCGTGCTGTCCGCACCGGGCTCGGTGACCCGCTTCCTCGACACCGGGCCCGGCCCGCTCGCCGAACCGCGACTGCGCGAGGCGGTGCGGCTCGGGATCGACCGGGTGGAGCTGGTGCGCCAGATCCTGCTGGACCTCGCGCAACCCGGTGACGACCTGTTCGGGGCGGGGCTGGCCCACCACCCGGACGGGCTCGCGCCGGTGGTGCGCGACGTCGCGCGGGCCCGGGAGCTGGTCGTCGCGGCGGGGGCGGACGGGGCGCGGGTGCCGCTGTTCTTCGACCCGTTCGACCCGATGTCGCGGCCGACCGCCGACCTCGTCGTGGAGCAGCTGGCGGCGGTCGGGCTGCGGTGCGAGCCGCGTGAGCCGGAGCCGCCGGACGTCGAGCCGACCCCGGGCATCCGGTTCCGCCGTGCCGCGGCGCAGCCGATCCCGCTCTACCTGCAGGCCGTGGCCGCGGCACCCCGGGTCCCCGGGGACGACACCGCGGGCGACACCGGCGACGACACCGCGACCGACGACGCGGCCGGTCCAGGGACCGGCGGTGCCACCGGGAGCGGGGATGCCGCGGGGGGCCGCCCCGACGTGCGGGCGCTGCTCGCCGTCGCCGCCCGGGCACCGGACGAGGCCCGCCGGACCGACGCCCTGCGCCGCGCCCAGCTCCTGCTGCGCACCGACGCCACCGCCTGGTCGGTCGGGGACGAGCACGTCGGGATCTCGGCCGACCTCACCGGGATCGAACCCGCGCGGCCGGACACCGGGACCTGGGCCCGGTTCCACCGGGCCCGGATCGGCTGA
- the mftC gene encoding mycofactocin radical SAM maturase (MftC is a radical SAM/SPASM enzyme that catalyzes the first two steps in biosynthesis of the electron carrier mycofactocin from the terminal Val-Tyr dipeptide of the precursor peptide MftA.), with amino-acid sequence MKLVDHFQYGLNSPICLTWELTYACNLACVHCLSSSGRRDPRELSTAEAKAVIDELQRMQVFYINIGGGEPTVRPDFWELLDYAIAHDVGVKFSTNGVKLDKQRAAQLAATDYVDIQISMDGATAEVNDYVRGPGSFDTAITALENLAEAGFKHPKISVVMTRENVDQLDEFKAIADKYGAQLRITRLRPSGRGADVWDELHPTQAQQKQLYDWLVAHGDQVLTGDSFFHLSAYGEALPGLNLCGAGRVVCLIDPVGDVYACPFAIHENFLAGNVRDEGGFKEVWEHSELFTELRQPQTGGACASCPHYDTCQGGCMAAKFFTGLPLDGPDPECVQGYGEAMLAARDGGTVIPKSDVDHSRSAPRNTRAPKQPTMLSLTPPPRRPDRACDENPLAGFAPDAVPVAQPVAGS; translated from the coding sequence GTGAAGCTGGTCGACCACTTCCAGTACGGCCTGAACTCGCCCATCTGCCTGACCTGGGAGCTCACCTACGCGTGCAACCTCGCGTGCGTGCACTGCCTGTCCAGCTCCGGGCGGCGTGACCCGCGCGAGCTGAGCACCGCCGAGGCCAAGGCCGTCATCGACGAGCTGCAGCGCATGCAGGTCTTCTACATCAACATCGGCGGTGGCGAGCCGACCGTGCGCCCGGACTTCTGGGAGCTGCTGGACTACGCCATCGCCCACGACGTCGGCGTCAAGTTCTCCACCAACGGCGTCAAGCTCGACAAGCAGCGGGCCGCGCAGCTCGCCGCGACCGACTACGTCGACATCCAGATCTCGATGGACGGCGCGACGGCCGAGGTCAACGACTACGTCCGTGGCCCGGGCTCGTTCGACACCGCGATCACCGCGCTGGAGAACCTCGCCGAGGCCGGGTTCAAGCATCCCAAGATCTCGGTCGTGATGACCCGGGAGAACGTCGACCAGCTCGACGAGTTCAAGGCCATCGCCGACAAGTACGGCGCCCAGCTGCGCATCACCCGGCTGCGCCCGTCCGGTCGCGGTGCCGACGTCTGGGACGAGCTGCACCCGACCCAGGCCCAGCAGAAGCAGCTCTACGACTGGCTGGTCGCGCACGGCGACCAGGTCCTGACCGGTGACTCGTTCTTCCACCTGTCCGCCTACGGCGAGGCCCTGCCCGGGCTGAACCTGTGCGGCGCGGGCCGCGTGGTCTGCCTGATCGACCCGGTGGGTGACGTCTACGCCTGCCCGTTCGCCATCCACGAGAACTTCCTGGCCGGCAACGTCCGCGACGAGGGCGGCTTCAAGGAGGTGTGGGAGCACTCCGAGCTTTTCACCGAGCTGCGCCAGCCGCAGACCGGCGGGGCGTGCGCGTCGTGCCCGCACTACGACACCTGCCAGGGCGGGTGCATGGCCGCGAAGTTCTTCACCGGCCTGCCGCTCGACGGCCCGGACCCGGAGTGCGTGCAGGGCTACGGCGAGGCGATGCTGGCCGCGCGCGACGGCGGGACGGTCATCCCGAAGTCCGACGTCGACCACTCGCGCTCCGCGCCGCGCAACACCCGTGCGCCGAAGCAGCCGACGATGCTCTCGCTCACCCCGCCGCCGCGCCGGCCGGACCGGGCCTGCGACGAGAACCCGCTCGCCGGGTTCGCGCCGGACGCCGTGCCCGTGGCGCAGCCGGTCGCCGGGAGCTGA
- a CDS encoding GNAT family N-acetyltransferase, protein MTVGTVLLHLCTPGEWRRWLGTGAVAPSSLDEVGFVHLSTPDQVALPAQRLFAGRTDLALLVLDPARIDVAGVDVRWEPGVPTDPASMRFPHAYGAVPASAVLMVLPYRPGPDGFAAPEVPDPGAAARAMGFEPSMLRRGATAEEPVTGGVAVRTDAWPVSRMHNQLLLGRPDRTDPATVVAEADRALTAHGLHPGALLWGPGADELADGLRAAGWSVSANEAMTAPTATGAATGAGAAAVTELDHHELRGFRRACWARDLPGAGPGDLDQLVDRDTGDDRVLALHRLAVVADDRVVAAATLRRDGATAWLDAVETDPAHRGRGHGRALLARSRELAAEHGCDLLALGADAADWPRDWYRRSGFTPVGTHLEASAPRR, encoded by the coding sequence ATGACGGTCGGGACGGTCCTGCTGCACCTGTGCACCCCTGGTGAGTGGCGGAGGTGGCTCGGCACCGGAGCCGTGGCGCCCTCCTCCCTGGACGAGGTCGGGTTCGTGCACCTGTCGACGCCCGACCAGGTCGCCCTGCCCGCGCAACGCCTGTTCGCGGGCCGGACCGACCTGGCCCTGCTCGTCCTCGACCCGGCCCGGATCGACGTCGCCGGGGTCGACGTCCGGTGGGAGCCGGGGGTGCCGACCGACCCGGCGTCGATGCGGTTCCCGCACGCCTACGGGGCGGTGCCGGCGTCGGCGGTGCTGATGGTGCTGCCCTACCGCCCCGGCCCGGACGGCTTCGCCGCACCGGAGGTCCCCGACCCCGGCGCGGCGGCGCGAGCGATGGGGTTCGAGCCGTCGATGCTGCGGCGCGGCGCGACCGCGGAGGAACCGGTGACCGGCGGCGTCGCGGTCCGGACCGACGCCTGGCCGGTGTCGCGGATGCACAACCAGCTGCTGCTCGGCCGACCGGACCGCACCGACCCGGCCACCGTGGTCGCCGAGGCCGACCGGGCGCTCACCGCGCACGGCCTGCACCCGGGGGCGCTGCTGTGGGGCCCGGGGGCGGACGAGCTCGCCGACGGCCTCCGCGCCGCCGGGTGGTCGGTCTCGGCGAACGAGGCCATGACCGCCCCCACCGCGACCGGCGCGGCCACGGGTGCCGGCGCGGCGGCGGTCACCGAGCTGGACCACCACGAGCTCCGCGGGTTCCGGCGCGCCTGCTGGGCCCGGGACCTCCCCGGCGCCGGACCCGGGGACCTCGACCAGCTGGTCGACCGCGACACCGGCGACGACCGGGTACTGGCCCTGCACCGCCTCGCCGTCGTCGCCGACGACCGGGTGGTGGCGGCCGCGACGCTGCGTCGCGACGGGGCCACGGCCTGGCTCGACGCCGTGGAGACCGATCCGGCCCACCGCGGCCGCGGGCACGGCCGGGCGCTGCTGGCCCGCTCCCGCGAGCTCGCCGCCGAGCACGGTTGCGACCTGCTCGCGCTGGGCGCGGACGCCGCCGACTGGCCGCGGGACTGGTACCGGCGCAGCGGTTTCACCCCGGTCGGCACCCACCTCGAGGCCTCCGCCCCACGCCGGTGA
- a CDS encoding MadB family AAA-type ATPase produces MSDSTEFGKARSGGAASGPPAFESAEALTEALSGQDYVIDPGFAVVVHLATALERPLLLEGPAGVGKTELAKSLAAASGRRLVRLQCYEGLDDGRALYEWDYGKQLMHVQMLRDRIGELLSGTTTMAEATARLQEQDTGLYTEYFLSARPLLEAVLSDDPVVLLVDEVDRTEESMEALLLEVLAERQVTVPEIGTFTARSTPWVVLTSNDTRELSPALKRRCLHYQVDFPTPERETEIVSRRAPEVAADVVADVVELARRLRGFPLRKSPSISEVIDAARAAAVLGLATTGEVEKVRSALLSALLKYGSDRELAVRRLDEGEPAAEVDVASDEGWVRRSSRPADTTSGAFGKGRASSGATRAEADRARRMRR; encoded by the coding sequence GTGTCCGACAGCACGGAGTTCGGCAAGGCACGGTCCGGCGGCGCGGCGTCCGGCCCGCCGGCCTTCGAGAGCGCGGAGGCGCTCACCGAGGCGCTGTCCGGTCAGGACTACGTCATCGACCCCGGGTTCGCCGTGGTGGTGCACCTCGCCACGGCACTCGAACGCCCGCTGCTGCTGGAGGGCCCCGCCGGCGTCGGCAAGACCGAGCTGGCGAAGTCCCTGGCCGCGGCGAGCGGGCGCCGGCTGGTCCGGCTCCAGTGCTACGAGGGCCTCGACGACGGCCGCGCCCTCTACGAGTGGGACTACGGCAAGCAGCTGATGCACGTCCAGATGCTCCGCGACCGGATCGGGGAGCTGCTGTCGGGGACCACGACGATGGCCGAGGCCACCGCGCGGCTCCAGGAGCAGGACACCGGGCTCTACACCGAGTACTTCCTCTCCGCCCGCCCGCTGCTCGAGGCGGTCCTGTCCGACGACCCGGTGGTGCTGCTCGTCGACGAGGTCGACCGCACCGAGGAGTCGATGGAGGCCCTGCTGCTCGAGGTGCTGGCAGAGCGGCAGGTCACCGTGCCCGAGATCGGCACCTTCACCGCGCGCTCCACCCCGTGGGTGGTGCTGACCTCCAACGACACCCGGGAGCTCTCCCCCGCCCTCAAGCGCCGCTGCCTGCACTACCAGGTCGACTTCCCGACCCCCGAGCGCGAGACCGAGATCGTGTCCCGGCGGGCGCCCGAGGTGGCCGCCGACGTCGTCGCCGACGTCGTGGAGCTGGCCCGCAGGCTGCGGGGGTTCCCGCTGCGCAAGTCCCCGTCGATCTCGGAGGTCATCGACGCCGCCCGCGCCGCGGCCGTGCTCGGGCTCGCCACCACCGGCGAGGTCGAGAAGGTGCGCTCGGCGCTGCTGTCCGCGCTGCTCAAGTACGGCTCGGACCGCGAGCTCGCCGTGCGCCGTCTCGACGAGGGCGAGCCGGCGGCCGAGGTGGACGTCGCGAGCGACGAGGGCTGGGTCCGCCGGTCCTCCCGGCCCGCCGACACCACCTCCGGCGCCTTCGGGAAGGGCCGGGCGAGCTCCGGTGCGACGCGCGCCGAGGCCGACCGGGCCCGGCGGATGCGGCGATGA
- a CDS encoding NADPH-dependent FMN reductase, producing the protein MDLLAISGSPSDPSKTALLLELAVARAAAHDDVSAELLALRDHDVVFSDGRDPADYTGDTRAVIDRVVAADALVVGTPMYRGSYTGRLKNLFDVLPNDALAGKPVGLVATGGTDHHFLAVEHELKPLVGFFRAWAVPGAVYANNTHFDGGALVDDGVRDRLDALTDAVVTFARRMPRDAAGAAAPDIPRRSLREG; encoded by the coding sequence ATGGACCTCCTCGCGATCTCCGGCAGCCCGTCCGACCCGTCGAAGACCGCGCTGCTGCTGGAACTGGCGGTGGCCAGGGCGGCCGCGCACGACGATGTGTCGGCTGAGCTGCTCGCCCTGCGCGACCACGACGTCGTCTTCTCCGACGGCCGCGACCCCGCCGACTACACCGGCGACACCCGCGCGGTGATCGACCGGGTCGTCGCGGCGGACGCGCTCGTCGTCGGCACCCCGATGTACCGCGGCAGCTACACCGGCCGGCTGAAGAACCTGTTCGACGTGCTCCCCAACGACGCACTGGCGGGCAAGCCCGTCGGGCTCGTCGCGACGGGGGGCACCGACCACCACTTCCTCGCGGTCGAGCACGAGCTCAAGCCGCTCGTCGGGTTCTTCCGGGCCTGGGCGGTCCCCGGCGCGGTGTACGCGAACAACACCCACTTCGACGGCGGCGCGCTCGTCGACGACGGCGTCCGCGACCGGCTCGACGCGCTGACCGACGCCGTGGTCACGTTCGCACGGCGGATGCCCCGCGACGCCGCGGGCGCGGCCGCCCCGGACATCCCGCGCCGGTCGCTGCGCGAGGGCTGA
- the madC gene encoding MadC family VWA domain-containing protein — protein MTASASGDPGTRLLSVLAAAFTRVLRSQRVAVSPAEAIEVRRVLALLGAADTGRLRAGLRAVTVKYAHERPGFERAFDAFFGLVAGDGPGAAGGSGPALREPGGDGLPGDLDLTEDDDPLGRYAGYDPSAAEVGDLLDAPEQEKGFDPHRDDDDASLGGSDKDLSVSSGEDRGRRGTTYTVDLERAGAAVGRELTSGSTTQASGEIAFDDPEAILAWLAEYDPHAVYADGPDGEDLSEIQLDRLVDAITDFVAQLAERVATTGAEGPETGAGGNTLDSADMAQACHELLHRMRGAPRRVPREHAHGPLDVRHTVRRSMRSDGVPFHLHHRAKVPDRVRLLVVADVSLSVRSITAFVLRLARTLHRQAFRCRVLAYVDTPVEVTDLLMAAHDDHALAAVLAAPGIDLDATSDYGRVLRILNEDFADAVDSRTAVLFVGDGRSNGLPPGTDELRRLARRAYRVGWITPEQRRYWDQASCAMGEYEEVLDHVLVARDADELLAGAGELGHALS, from the coding sequence ATGACGGCGTCCGCGTCCGGCGACCCCGGCACGCGGCTGCTGTCGGTGCTGGCCGCCGCGTTCACCCGGGTGCTGCGGTCGCAGCGGGTGGCGGTGTCCCCCGCGGAGGCGATCGAGGTCCGCCGGGTGCTGGCGCTGCTCGGCGCGGCGGACACCGGGCGGCTGCGCGCAGGGCTGCGCGCCGTGACGGTGAAGTACGCCCACGAGCGGCCCGGGTTCGAGCGTGCCTTCGACGCGTTCTTCGGCCTCGTCGCCGGGGACGGTCCCGGCGCGGCCGGCGGCTCGGGGCCCGCCCTGCGCGAGCCCGGCGGCGACGGCCTGCCCGGGGACCTGGACCTCACCGAGGACGACGACCCGCTGGGCCGCTACGCCGGCTACGACCCGAGCGCCGCCGAGGTGGGCGACCTGCTCGACGCGCCGGAGCAGGAGAAGGGGTTCGACCCCCACCGCGACGACGACGACGCCTCGCTGGGCGGCTCGGACAAGGACCTGTCGGTCTCCTCCGGCGAGGACCGGGGCCGGCGCGGCACGACCTACACCGTCGACCTCGAACGCGCCGGGGCCGCGGTCGGCCGCGAGCTCACCTCGGGGTCCACCACGCAGGCGTCGGGTGAGATCGCCTTCGACGACCCGGAGGCGATCCTGGCCTGGCTCGCGGAGTACGACCCGCACGCCGTCTACGCCGACGGCCCCGACGGCGAGGACCTCTCGGAGATCCAGCTCGACCGGCTCGTCGACGCGATCACCGACTTCGTCGCCCAGCTGGCCGAGCGGGTCGCGACCACCGGGGCCGAGGGCCCGGAGACCGGGGCCGGCGGGAACACGCTGGACTCCGCGGACATGGCACAGGCCTGCCACGAGCTGCTGCACCGGATGCGCGGCGCGCCGCGCCGGGTGCCCCGCGAGCACGCGCACGGTCCGCTCGACGTGCGGCACACGGTCCGGCGCAGCATGCGCAGCGACGGCGTCCCGTTCCACCTGCACCACCGCGCGAAGGTCCCCGACCGGGTGCGGCTGCTGGTCGTCGCGGACGTGTCGCTGTCGGTGCGGTCGATCACCGCGTTCGTGCTCCGGCTCGCCCGCACCCTGCACCGGCAGGCGTTCCGCTGCCGGGTGCTCGCCTACGTCGACACCCCGGTCGAGGTCACCGACCTGCTGATGGCCGCGCACGACGACCACGCACTGGCCGCTGTGCTCGCGGCGCCCGGCATCGACCTGGACGCCACCAGCGACTACGGGCGGGTGCTCCGGATCCTGAACGAGGACTTCGCCGACGCCGTCGACTCCCGGACCGCCGTCCTGTTCGTCGGGGACGGCCGGTCCAACGGCCTCCCGCCCGGGACCGACGAGCTGCGCCGCCTCGCCCGCCGCGCGTACCGGGTCGGGTGGATCACCCCGGAGCAGCGCCGCTACTGGGACCAGGCGTCCTGCGCCATGGGCGAGTACGAGGAGGTCCTCGACCACGTGCTGGTCGCCCGGGACGCCGACGAGCTGCTCGCCGGGGCGGGCGAGCTGGGGCACGCCCTGTCCTGA